AGACCCGCTGGTCGCTGCACCACGCCTTCTCCGCGGACGCTTCGACGATCGGGCTGAGCGCGCTGCTGCTCGGGCTCGGCGTACTGGCCGCGGCCGCGCTGTGGTTCTTCAAGGGACGCGACGCCGGCAAGACCGGTGAGGGCGCGCCGGAGCGCCCGGTGCTGGACGGGACCGACGGGCCGCAGTTCGCCGCCCCGGACGGGATCCGGCCGGGCCAGGTCGGCACCGTCGTGGACGAGTCGGCCGACGTCGTCGACATCACCGCGACCTTGCTGGACCTTGCCGTCCGCAACTACCTGACCATCGTCGAGCTGCCGCGCGGGACGCAGTTCGGCCGGCACGACTGGCAGCTGGTCCGGCTGAACGAGGGCGGGCCCGAGCTGCTGCCGTACGAGAAGGCCCTGCTCGACGCGGTCTTCGCCGACGGTGAGACCGTCCAGGTGTCGACGCTGGGCTCGTCGCTGCGGCCCCGGCTCAACCTGGTGCGCGAGCAGCTGTACGCCGACGTCGTCACGCAGGGCTGGTTCGCCAGCCGCCCGGACGCCGTCCGGAACCGGTGGACCACCGCCGGTCTGGTGCTGGTCGGTGCCGGTGTGGTGCTGACGATCGTGCTGGCCGTCGTCACCAAGTTCGGACTGGTCGGGCTGGCCGTCATCCTGGCCGGTGTGGCGTTGTCGCTGGCCGGACAGGTCGCTCCGGCGCGGACGGCGCGCGGCGCCGCCGTACTGGGTCGTGTGAGTGGCCTGCAGCGCTACCTGGCCGACGAGACCTCGGCGAGCCTGCCGCAGAGCCACCGGCTCGAGTTCGCGTCCCGCTGCCTGCCGTACGCCGCTGTGCTCGGGCTGACCGAGAAGTGGGCGCTGGAGATCGCGGCGACCGATGACGACGACGACCCCGATGCCGGCATCGGCTGGTACTCCGGCCCGGAGGGCTGGCACCTGTCCGACATCGGGGAGTCGCTGACCAGCTTCGTCACCGTCTTCGGTGGCTCGCTGACCGCGTCACGCCAACTGTTCAGCTTCTAGCTCGTGTACTGCGGGTTGGTGCTGAAGGTGTTGCAGTAGATCGGGTTCTTGAAGGTGAAGCCGCGGATCGACCAGCGGTTGTGGTTGACCTTCGAGCCGTGGTCGCGGATCCGCGGCCGGCTGAACTCGTCCCCGGCGTTCGCGACCGCGAACTTCCAGTTGTTCAGCAGGTCGCCGCGCATCGGGATGAACGCCGCGTTCGCGCCCAGGTACGCCGAGCCGAAGCAAGCCGCCTGCAGCTCGCGCCGGCGTGACTCCAGCAGCCGCAGGTTCGGGTCGGCCATCGTCGCCTGGCGGGCGAAGCTGGCCCGGAAGATGCCGGTCAGCTGCTGGATGTGGTGCCCGTACTCGTGCGCGATCGTGTTCAGCATCCACGCCCGGGTGTAGTTCGGGTTGATCTTGTAGTTGTTGTAGTCGACGTTGAACGGCATGTAGATCGCCTGGTTCGCGCCGCAGTAGTAGCCGCGGGTGCCGCGCTCGGTGCCGCACGGGGTCTTCACCGTGTTGGCGTAGACGATCAGGGCCGGCGCGCGGAACGGCTGGCCGGCCTTCTTCAGCGCGAGGTACCAGGTGCGGTTGAGGCACGGCAGGATGCGCTGGTAGTAGGCCTTGGTCGCCGCGAACGTGGTCGGCCGGAACGGCGGCTCGACGCACTTGGTCGGCTGCAGCGCGCCGACCGAGTAGATCTTGTTCTGCGCCACCACCTCGTACGGCGTGGGGACGCGCGGCTTGGGCTTCGGTTTCGGCGTCGGCTTCGGGGTGGGTGTCGGCGTCGGCGTCACGGACGGGGTCTCGGACGGCGTTTCCGACGGGGTCTCCGAAGGTGTGTCGACGGCGACCGGAGTGGTCGGGGTGTCGTCACCGGTCAGCTTCAGCGCGACGGTGACGCCGGAGCCGACCACCAGCACAGCCAGCGCCACGAGCATGACGAGAATGCCCTTGGACAGCTGCCGCGGCTTGCGGCGACGGCCCGGGCCCGGGGGCTTGGGGATCGGAATCGGCGGATACTGCCAGGTCGGCTGCCCGCCCTGGGGTCCGTTGGGCCCACCCTGCTGCTGCCACCCACCTGCACCGGCTGCTCCGGACCAGGGGTTCTGGGGCTGCTGAGGCCCGGTGTTGGGGCCGGGCCACCCACCAGTCGAAGGAGGCGGCACCGGTCCGGTTGACGCGGTAGGCCAAGAGCCAGTGAACCCACCCTGACCGGCAGCAGGACCTTGAGAGGGGGTGCCTGTGGAGCCGGCCGCTGAGTCGTCGCGGCGCCCCCAGCCGGAGTTGGCCGCGGGCGGGCCGTCGGTCGGAGGGGTGCCAGCGCCCGGGCCGGTGCCCGGCGTCGCGCCAGCGCCCGGCGTCGCGCCAGCGCCCGGCGTCGCGCCAGCGCCCGGCGTCGCGCCGGTGCCCGGTGGGACGCCCTGGCTCCAGGCGGCACCGCTCGCGGGAGGGCCGTCGGTCGGGGGCGTGCCGCCGCCCGGGCCGGCTGCGGGTGTCGCGCCGGTGCCGGTGTGGGAGCGGTAGCCGCTGGTGTTGGGGCGGGGTGCGCTGGGCGGCGGGGCCGCGTGCTGGCCGCGCGGGGGCTGCTCCGGCTGGCCCTGCGGCGGGAGGCTCCAGCCGGGGTTGCCGGGGCCGCCCTGCGGACCGGGCTGTCCTGCGGCGCCGGGCTGACCACCTGGCTGAGGGCCTGTGCCGTGGCGGCCGCCGGGCTGGTTACCGCCAGGCTGGTTGCCGCCGGTCGGCTGACCGCCAGGCTGATTACCGCCGGTCGGCTGACCACCCGGCTGGTTGCCGCCGGGCTGCTGACCACCTGGCTGGTTCGCCGCGGTGGGCCGGTTGCCGGACTGGTCGTCGCTCAGGCCCGGGGTGTACCACTGCGGCGCGGCCGGGGGCTGCGTCGGTGGCGGGACCGGGTGGTTCTGTGGCGGGGAGTCCGGCTTCAGGTACTCCTCGGGCTTGTCGGTGGATTCGGTCCACCAGCGGGGCGACTGGCCATCCCGCGGGGGCGTGCCAGGGTTGCCGGCGGGCTGCTCGCCCTCCGGCTCCGACGGCTCCCGCCCAGGGGGTGGATTCCAGTTGTCCGACATCGATACTCCTCACGAGACCTTGCTGGCCGAAGCCGTGAACGTGTTGCAGTTGGCGCTGTTGACAGTGTTGAAGCCCTGCGCGGCCCAGTACTGGTGACTGCTCCGCGCTCCGTGGTCCCGTGGGCCGCCACGGTTGTTCTCATCCCCGGTCTGAGCCTCGACGTAACGCCGGTAGATGGTCAGATCCAGACCGGTGATCCCGTACGACGCCTGGTTGGCCCCCATGAACGCCGCTCCGAGGCACGACGCCTGCAGCTCGATCCGCCGGCTCACCTCGAGCCGCGCGTCCTGGTCCGGCGCGTCGTACTCCAGCCGCGCGGCGGCCGGCAGTATCCCGGCCAGCTGCTGGATATGGTGCCCGAACTCGTGCCCGGCCGTGTACGTCGCCCACATCCGCGCGAACGACCGGTTGGCGTCGTCCGGGGCCCGGTTCCACAGTTTCACGTCGTCCTCGAACTTCAGGTACAGCGTCCGGTTCGCCGAGCAGTAGAACGACGTCGGGGACGAGCTCGTGCACGGCGACACCACGGTGCCGGCCCAGAAGATCACCCGCGGTGCGGCGTACTGGTCCTGCCCGGCGCGGACCAACGGCGTCCAGGCGCGGTTGAGGCAGCCGATCAGGTTCGCGTAGTAGGTCTGCACCGCTCCCGCCGTGGCCAGCGCGATCTGCGGC
The Kribbella italica DNA segment above includes these coding regions:
- a CDS encoding DUF2207 domain-containing protein; the protein is MSLKRRLLPAALLVALSFPFVAVGALPAQAADDKITAYAAEATLTGDGVLKVKETVDVTAGGDTFVRTLATRVRSNADDDRVYDISNVSATVNGQPAGGFSDTEIENGRQLSVQASGPTKVVYTYDVDNVVADSTEGREVSWPVLQGFGAAIPKATLSVNVPFATWLTCFAGRTGSSMPCTSYQLGESAEIVIEQLQVPAGGRVTFLTGLSGQATVTPNAEFKTRWSLHHAFSADASTIGLSALLLGLGVLAAAALWFFKGRDAGKTGEGAPERPVLDGTDGPQFAAPDGIRPGQVGTVVDESADVVDITATLLDLAVRNYLTIVELPRGTQFGRHDWQLVRLNEGGPELLPYEKALLDAVFADGETVQVSTLGSSLRPRLNLVREQLYADVVTQGWFASRPDAVRNRWTTAGLVLVGAGVVLTIVLAVVTKFGLVGLAVILAGVALSLAGQVAPARTARGAAVLGRVSGLQRYLADETSASLPQSHRLEFASRCLPYAAVLGLTEKWALEIAATDDDDDPDAGIGWYSGPEGWHLSDIGESLTSFVTVFGGSLTASRQLFSF
- a CDS encoding neutral zinc metallopeptidase; its protein translation is MSDNWNPPPGREPSEPEGEQPAGNPGTPPRDGQSPRWWTESTDKPEEYLKPDSPPQNHPVPPPTQPPAAPQWYTPGLSDDQSGNRPTAANQPGGQQPGGNQPGGQPTGGNQPGGQPTGGNQPGGNQPGGRHGTGPQPGGQPGAAGQPGPQGGPGNPGWSLPPQGQPEQPPRGQHAAPPPSAPRPNTSGYRSHTGTGATPAAGPGGGTPPTDGPPASGAAWSQGVPPGTGATPGAGATPGAGATPGAGATPGTGPGAGTPPTDGPPAANSGWGRRDDSAAGSTGTPSQGPAAGQGGFTGSWPTASTGPVPPPSTGGWPGPNTGPQQPQNPWSGAAGAGGWQQQGGPNGPQGGQPTWQYPPIPIPKPPGPGRRRKPRQLSKGILVMLVALAVLVVGSGVTVALKLTGDDTPTTPVAVDTPSETPSETPSETPSVTPTPTPTPKPTPKPKPKPRVPTPYEVVAQNKIYSVGALQPTKCVEPPFRPTTFAATKAYYQRILPCLNRTWYLALKKAGQPFRAPALIVYANTVKTPCGTERGTRGYYCGANQAIYMPFNVDYNNYKINPNYTRAWMLNTIAHEYGHHIQQLTGIFRASFARQATMADPNLRLLESRRRELQAACFGSAYLGANAAFIPMRGDLLNNWKFAVANAGDEFSRPRIRDHGSKVNHNRWSIRGFTFKNPIYCNTFSTNPQYTS
- a CDS encoding neutral zinc metallopeptidase, which produces MSDQDWSAPAPPPGPMPDGSIPLYASYPPPGTPGGGPALPQVGWGPDFGADGHIRHGGPQRKRRTGLVAGVLLLGGVGALVVIAALTLRSSNAPTVAPSYGPGAAPTSATAAPTEPDDSPPGTPGGPGASQDSAAIVRTDGFYRSGVQKTVNCREPQIALATAGAVQTYYANLIGCLNRAWTPLVRAGQDQYAAPRVIFWAGTVVSPCTSSSPTSFYCSANRTLYLKFEDDVKLWNRAPDDANRSFARMWATYTAGHEFGHHIQQLAGILPAAARLEYDAPDQDARLEVSRRIELQASCLGAAFMGANQASYGITGLDLTIYRRYVEAQTGDENNRGGPRDHGARSSHQYWAAQGFNTVNSANCNTFTASASKVS